GACGACATCTGGCGCGGAATGTCCTACCAGGAGCGCTTCGGTGTCTTCTGTCAAAGGCTCCTGTCCGAGCGGCTCTACGACGCGGCTTGCTATATCACCTCCTCGGCTGCCGACCCGGTACCGCATGAGCCTGTCGACAAGCTCGACTGGCGCCACTTCTCCGCCGCGATAAACGCGCGGCTCGCCTACCTCGAGGAACTCGGCTTCCCCGGACGGCGGTGAGCCGTGCCGCCTCTCGCGTGTGCGCACGCCGCCGACAGCCGCCCGCCGTGCGGGTGCTGAGGCGTACGCGGTCCGGTCGGCCGCGAAGGTGACGCACGTCACTCCCGCAGGCCGTCACGGGCGGGGCTTTGGGCGCATCCCGTGTGTACCGATGGCACAACGGGAGGCGGAACATGAAGGTCGTGGTGGTGGGCGCCGGATACGCGGGGACGATCGCGGCGAACCGGCTGGCCAAGAAGGTGGGGGCGGCGGGGATCACGGTGGTCAATCCGCGCGCCGACTTCGTCCAGCGGATACGGCTGCACGAACGGCTCGCGGGGGCCTCGGGCGCGGCGGTGCCGCTGACAACCATGCTGAGGGAGGGGATCGCGACGCGGCTCGGCGTCGTCGACAAGATCGGCGACGGGCAGGTCACCCTGGGCGACGGTGCGAGCCTCTCGTTCGACCACCTGTTCCTCGCGGTGGGCAGCACGGTCGCCCCTCTGCCCGGCACCGTTCCTGTGGGGACCTGGGAGGGCGCGGAGCAGGCCCGGTCCACGCTGGCCGGGCTGCCGGGCGGACGCGTGGTCACCGTCGTCGGCGGCGGGCTGACGGGCATTGAGACGGCCGCCGAGGTCGCGTTCCGCCGACCCGACCTGCGCGTGCGGATCGTGGGGGAGACGATCGCCCCGAGCCTGTGGGAAGGAGCGCGGCAGCGGGCGCGACTCGGTCTTGACCGACTGAACGTCGAGGTCGTGGAGGACAGTGTCGAACGGATCGACCCCGGTACGGGGGAGGGCGGGAGCGACGTGCTGCGGCTTCGTTCCGGCCGGTCGTTCGTCTCGCACCTCACGGTGTGGGGGATCATCGGGAGTGTGCCCGACCTGGCCGCCCGCAGCGGGCTCGATGTGGACGCGGAGGGGCGCGCGGTGGTCGACGCGCACCTGCGCAGCGTGACCGACCCGCGGATCTACGTCGTCGGTGACTGCGCGGCCGTCCCCGGCTCCCGGGCGTCCTGCGCGACGGCTATGCCGCAGGGCGCGCACGCGGCGGACACACTGGCGCGGGCGGTCGGGGGCCGCAGGCCGACGGCCTTCTCGATGAGCTACGCGGGGCAGGCGTTGAGCCTGGGCCGTCGTGACGGCGTCATCCAGCTCAGCCACCGGGACGACACCGTGCGCCGGCGCCACCTCGCCGGGCGCGCGGCGGCCGGGATCAAGGAACGGGTCTGCCGGTTCACGCTGTTCGGCGCCCGCACCGCCACCTACACCTGGCTGCGGGACCCGAAGTGACCGAACGGCGGGAGACCACTGGTCCGCGAGACGCTGCCGAAAGGACCGACGCGGCCGAGGAGTTCACCGCGCACAGGGCCCTGCTGTTCTCGATCGCGTACGAGATCCTCGGGTCCGTGGCCGACGCCGAGGACGTGCTCCAGGACAGCTACCTGCGGTGGCGGTCGGTGGACCGCGCCTCGGTGGAGAACGCGCGGGCCTACCTGGCGCGGATCGTCACCCGGCAGGCGCTCGGCGTGCTGCGGTCGGCGGCACGCCGCCGCGAGGAGTACGTGGGCCCCTGGCTGCCCGAGCCGCTGGGCACCGACGCGGTGGGCGGCACGCCGGACGGCATCGACCACGTGCTCACCGGCGAGGCCGTGACCACCGCGATGCTGCTGGTGCTTGAGGCGCTGACACCCACACAGCGCGCGGTGTTCGTACTGCGCGAGGTGTTCGGCTTCGACTACGCCGAGATCGCCGCCGCGGTCGGCAAGTCCGAGGGCGCCGTGCGGCAGTTGAACCGGCGTGCCCGCCACAGCGTGCGCGCCCGCCGGCACGCGGCCGTCGCCAGTCCGGCCGAGGCGCGGCCGGTCGCGGAACGGTTCCTGACGGCCGCCGAGACCGGAGACGTTCAGGGCCTGATGGAACTGCTCGCACCCGACGTGGTGTTCCTGGCCGACGGCGGCGGGGTCGTGAGCGCGGTGCGGCGCCGGGTGGCCGGGCGGGACAAGGTGGCCAGGCTGTTCCTCGGGCTGCTGGCCAAGGGGTCCGAGATGGGGGAACTCGACCTGCGCTTCCGCACCTACAACGGGATGCCCTCCCTCGCGGTGCTCCTCGACGGCCGGCTCGACCAGCTGACCTCCTTCGAGATCCGCGACGGTGCCGTGACGGCCATCTACAGCGTCCGCAACCCGGACAAGCTCACGGCGGTCACGGTCTGAGTCGGTCCGAACCCGTCAGGGCCGGTCGGGGAAGGGCCCGGGCCCGGCCGTGGTGGCCGGGCCCGGGCGCGTCCCTTGGTGTGGTCAGCGGGTGAGGTAGGCGTTGATGACGGTGACGGTCGAGGTGCCGCCGTCCTGGTCGGTCAGCGAGCCGCGCAGGGAGACCGAGCCGTCCGCGGGCGGGTTGCGCAGGACGACGGTGTCGCCGCGCACGGGCTTCTCCTGCCACGTCTCGCCGCCGTCGAAGGACACCTCGACGGTGAGGTCGGCCAGGTTGTCGGCGGCCGGGCCCTGGACCTCGACGGGGATGCGGAGGGGGGCGCCGCCCGGCGCGGTGCCGTCGGGGGCGAGTTCCGGCGTGAACCGGACGACGGACAGCGGCAGGGGCGTGGCCCGTTCCGGCGACACGTGGGCGGAGTCGAAGCCGAACTCGGCACGGACCTCGCTGCTCAACGGGCCTGGGCGGCTGACGGTCGACGTCCACGTGTAACGGCCGTCCTCGGCTGGCAGCCCCTCGGCCTCGATGTATCCGGCGTCCTCGTACCTGGCGATCTCCTCACCGTCGAGGGCGAGCGTGGAGAGCGCCGACGTGTACTCGGACTCGCCCGTGTTGCCATCGGCGTCGGTGAACAGGCCGACCGAGCCCCACAGCACGTCGCCCTGGCGGAACAGTCCGTTGTACGTGCCGAAGCCGGGCCCGAAAACGGGGGCGTTGAAGGCGGTCCGCACGTGCTCGCCCGCCTGGTAGGTGCGAGTCGGAGCCCTGAACACCTGGTACTCGTAGGTGTCGTCCAGCACCCTCAGGTTGGCGTTCCAGGGAATGTCGCCGGCCATGACGTACAGGTCGGTGGTGGCGGGCAGTTCGCGCTCCGGGGAGTCGGAGCTGTAGTCGTCCGAGTTGACCCACAGGGAGCCGGTCGAGCCCTCGGTGACGGCGTTCTGGGCCACCTCGACGCGGGCGAGTTCCGATGCCTCGACGTGCTCGTCGAGGCCCGTGAAGCCGGTCCCCCGGCGCTGGAACGCGGCGTGGTACTCGGTGTTCTCGCCGCTGATCCAGCTCCGGTACATGCTGACGGTCAGGCCGTCCTCGGGCACGTCGGGGCCGGTGTGCAGGGTGCGGTAGGCCGGTCGGTCGATGTCGCTGCCGATCTCCCGCACGCGCGGGGTGCGCACGTTCATCGCCTGGCCGGACGGCTCGGCCTCCGCGTCGAACACCGTGATGTCGACCGGCTCCGTCTCCCGGTTGTCCAGGGCGAGCGTGGTGTCGGCGCGCAGGTCCGGCAGGGCGGCCGTGTGGTTGATGCGTTCGATGACCTCTTCGGCCTCGGAGTCCCACACGGTCGTGGACAGCGACAGGACGTAGGTGCCGGGCGTGACCTCCAGCACCGGCCGGGCGGGGCCGTCCTCCTCGTAGTGGCTGAAGAAGTGGGCTTCGCCGGTGTCCAGGTTCGTCACGTACCCGGCCCAGCCGGTGGCGGGAAGCCCGTCGTCGCCGGTGACCTCGATGGCGAGTTGGTAGACCTCGGCCTCGCGTTCGACCGCTCCGGCCGTGCGCACGGCGGTCGTGCCGTCGGTACCGGTGGCGGTGACGGTGAACGAGAAGTGGCCGGTGGCTTCGTCACCGTGGCGGGTGTCGGCGGTGACGGGAACGGTGGCGGTGCCCCCGGCGGGGACGGTGACCTGGTCGGCGCCGAGGGCGAACATGCCCTCGGGCGCGGGAGCATCGCCGGGGCCGTTGGTGGTGAGTGCGAGGTCGAGCGTGACGTCCTCGTCGCCGAGGTTGCGGTAGGTCAGGTCCTCGGTGACCGGCTCGTCGTCCTCGTGCGGCCACGCGGCGGTGCCGAAGTCGAGCGAGACCGGTTCCGCGACGACCTCCTGCGCGATGGCGCGGGCCACGTCGAGCCGTCCGGTGCCCTGCTGCATCTCGCCGCCGTCGGCGGGGGCGGCGGCCGAGCCGACCAGGGCGGCCTTGATGCGCTCGCCGTCCCAGTCGGGGTGCGCCTGCGCGAGCAGCGCCGCCGCGCCCGCGACGTGCGGGGCCGCCATGGAGGTGCCGGAGATCCCGGCGTAGCCGTCCGCGACAGGCTCGCCGTGCTCGGCCACGGCGCTGCCCTCGGCGGCTGCCGCGCCGATGGAGACGCCAGGCGCGGTCAGGTCCGGCTTGACCAGGCCGCCGCCGTCGGCCCCCGGGCCGACGGAGGAGAACTCGGCGAGCGCGTCGGCGTCGTCGACCGCGCCCACGGCGAGGGCCGCCTCGGCGCTGGCCGGGCTGGAAAGACCGCCCGGTTCGTTGCCGCTGTTGCCCGACGCGGCGACGAACAGCGTGTCGCTTTCGGCCGACAGCCGGTTGACGGCCTCCTCCAGCGGGTCGATACCGGGCTCGTCGAAGCCGCCGAGGCTGAGGTTCACGATGTCGGCGTCCTGCGCGACGGCCCACTCCATGCCCGCGACGATGCCGGATTCGAGACCGAAGCCCTCGTCGTCGAGCACCTTCCCGTTCAGCAGCTCGGCGCCGGGCGCCACGCCGCTGAACGTCCCGCCGGAGTGGGCGCCGGTGCCGGCGGCTATGGACGCCACGTGGGTGCCGTGGCCGTCGCGGTCGGCGAGGTCGGGGGCCTCGGAGAAGTTCTCGGCGGCGACGACCTTGCTGCCCGCCAGGTCGGGGTGGGTGGCGTCGATGCCGGTGTCGAGGACCGCGATACGGGTCCCGGAACCGTCGAATCCGGCCTCCCACGCGGCCGGGGCGCCGACCTGCGCGGTGCTGGTGTCGAGCAGCGCCTCGCGGACGGCGTCCAGCGCGATGCCCGCCACGCCGGGGGCGGCGGTGCGCAGCCGCGGGTTGTCGCCGGGGCTGTCGGTGAGGGCGTTCCAGGTGGCGCTCGCGGTGCTCTCGTCGAGGACCAGCGCCCGCGCGTTCAGGCTGTCCAACTCGGCGTGCGCTGTGCCGGGCGCGTCGCCCCGGGCGGCGGCGGTGGCGTTCTCGTAGCGGACGACGACGGGCAGACCGCCGTCGGCCAGCCGGTCGTACTCGGGCCTGCGCAGCTCCATGACGTCGAACAACCGCCGGTCGACGACGCCCTGTTCGACCAGCGGCATGGCGTCGGACGGAATGACGAACCGGCTGTCGCCCTCCTCCGACACCGTGGCCCGCATCCCCTCGCGGCCCTCGGCCGGAACGAACCCGGTCGGCTCGCCGTGCGCGTCGAGCGGAACACGGTCCCCGGTGATCAGCAGGACGGAGTCCGCCGCGGTGGCGTTCCCCTCGCCGCCGGTCGGCGCGTGGGGGGTCGCGGCGTGCGTGGGCGACGCCCCGAGTGTCAGGCCCGCGAACGCGGCTGTCAGCAGTGTGGCGACGGCGGGCGCGGGGGGTCGGTTTTTCCTTCGGCGCATCCAAGTCCTCCTAGGATCTTGGTCGTTGGTGCGCCCCCGGGTGGGGGGAACCGGCACGGGTGTCCGGTCACACCTGTATCTGTCCGCGAACGACCGGCGGTTCCGCAGAAGTTCGGCAGCGACCGCCGCGGCGTGGCCGGGGTCGGGGGCGGTGATGGTCTGGTGGCGAGCCCAACTGCGGGCATGATGGGCGATCTCGACGCCGCCACCGACAACCTTGTAGATTTCTCCCGGGCGAGGGGGGCGGCTTCCGGGTGTCGCCATACGGCAGCCGAAGACTCGCGTCCGTCTGCCGCCTCGCGCCAGAGACCGACGGCCCGCATCGGGCGGGCGGGGGGCCAGCGGCCGGGCCGGACACGGCCGGGCGCGGATGAGGACGGTTTTGTGCGCTTGCGTGCATTGATCGCCGTGTCGGCGATCCTGATGAGTCTCTTGTCGGTTGTCGGTGCGGCGGCGAGCCCGGCTTCGGCCGCCGGCCTCCAGTTGTGGCCGGTGATCACCAACAACTTGCAGGGCGCCACTTCCGGGGGTGACAGCAAATGGAGCACGTCAGTGGCGGGGTTCGCACGGGCCGCGGAGATTGTCGCGCTTCAGGAGGCGGGTCCGGAGCCGCCGGGAAGCGGTAGCATCGACCGCACCGTTATCAATCCCAACGCACCCGGCAACTCCGGCTTCGTCCAGCATCGTCAATGGACGCCGTTCCGCGAGTCGTACGAGGTCTACTTCCTGCAAACCGATTCGGCTGGTGGTTCCTATGTGGGAAACCGCAACAACCTCGCCATAGTCACGCAGCGGCCGGCGGATGAGGTGACCATCGTGACCAACCCGAACCCAGCCGGTCGCAACGCTCTGGGTGTCCGCTTCGGTGACAACTGGTACTTCAGCTACCACGCTCTCTCCGGCGGTGGCGTGGACGCCCCGGCGATGCTGGATGCGATCGCCAACTTCGTGAACAACCAGGGGCAGAACCGGACGTGGACCGTGCTCGGCGATTTCAACCGCGATCCCGATTCGTTCTTCCGGCCGCCGCAGACCTGGCTCTACCGGACGCATGAGGCGACCCACCAGAATGGTCAGGAGTTGGACTACGCCGTCTCCTCGGAGAACATCCCGGACCATCCGGTCGCCAGGCTGCCCGGAGCGAGCCCCGATCACTACGCGGTGGCGATCGGCGCGATGCGTGCCGCGGCCGAGCCGCCGGAGTTGCGGATACTCCCGTTCGGCGATTCGATCACGTTCGGCGCGGGCAGTACGACCGCCGCGTACCGGGGGCCGCTGTTGGATGAGCTGCGGCAGTGGGAGAACACCACGGTCAACTACGTCGGCTCCCAGCGCTACGGGAACATTCCGGACAACGAGAACGAGGGCCATCCGAACTGGAAGATCAACGATCTCATCGGCATCACGGATTCCGTGATGGACACCTACAAGCCCAACGTGGTGCTGCTGCACATCGGCACCAACGACATGAACGAGGCCATCGATCCGGTCGGCGCTCCTGACCGGCTGGGCAGCCTGATGGACAGGATCTTCGCCAAGCAGCCGGACGTGACGTTGATCGTCTCGACCCTCGTCCCGTCGGCCTACGATGTCACTGAGCAGCGCATCGTCGACTTCAACCGCAGCTTGCCCCAGGAGGTCTACGAACGGCAGCGCGACGGCAAGCGCGTATGGCTGGTCGACAACTTCTCGGCGTTGGACGAGGCGTCCGACTTGGCCGACTTGCTGCATCCGAGCGACGATGGTTACCGCAAGATGGGCGAAGTCTTCTACGAGGGGATCGAGGCTGCCGCGTCGGCGGGCTGGATCAGCCCGCCGGCGACTTCCCCCGGTGGGGGCACCGGCGGCCCGGTCCGGGGTTGGGTTCCGCAGGGGACCGTCGCAAGCGGCACCATGGCTCCGGTCTCCGCACCCGGCAGTCTGTCCCTGAGCGGCGGTGATCGGGTCCATTACGCCGACATCAACGGAGATGGCAGGGCGGATTTCATCGTCTCACGCGAAGTCGGCGAGGCCGATGTCTGGTTCAACGGCGGCGTCAATACCGACGGCACCATCACCTGGAACCACTCCGCGCAAAAGCTCTGGGGCCTCCCCGCGGCCCGATGGAGTTTTGTCGACGTCTACGGCGACGGCCGGGTCTTCGCGATGACCGTCGCGCCCCGCGAGGGACCGAACGGCGAGATGGTCGATGTGCTTTACGGCGCCGGTTCGCAATTCCGCCACCAACCCCGCTCTTCATTGAACATCAATCACCGCTTCGCCGACATCGACGGCGACGGCGCGGCCGAATGGTTGCAGGTCTACCCCAACAGCTCGGTCGAAGCCATCCGGCATGAACCCGGCGTCATGGCCCCCTGGACCAGCGAACCGCAGGTGGTTGCCTCAGGCGTCGGCGAGCCGGGTGGCCATGTGCGCTTCGCCGACATCAACGGGGACGGCCGGGCCGACTACTTGGTCGTCGATCCCGACGGCACCGTTCAGGCGTGGCTCGGCGGCGGGCCCAAGCCCGAAGGCGGCGACTACGTCTGGCGCCCGCAGGGCACCATCGCCACCGGCCTCCGTTCGCCCAGCAGCCAGATCCAGTTCGCCGACCTGGACGGCGACGGCAGGGCGGACCTCCTCGATGTGAACCCCGCCACCGGCGAAACCTGGCTGTGGCGCAACGGCGGCCAACCCGCCGGCCCCGGCTGGACCTGGCAGCAGCAGGGTTCCATCACGGCAGCCAACACCAGCCAGGCCGTCTACGCCGACATCAACGGTGACGGCCGGGCCGACTACCTGCAAATCAACGCGGACAGCTCGGTTCAGGCGTGGCTCGGCGGCGGGCCCAAGCCCGAGGGCGGCGACTGGTATTGGGCGCCGCAGGGGACCATCGCCGGCGGTGTCGGCGCGCGTGGCCGCAACGTCCGCTTCACCGACCTCAATGGCGACGGCCGTGCCGACTACGTGGTCGTCAACGCGGACAGCTCGGTCCAGGCGTGGATCAACGGCGGGCCCAACCCCGGGGGCGGCGACTGGTACTGGATTCCGCAGGGGACCATCGCCGGCGGCGTCGGAGTGCCCGGCGGCAACGTGCGGCTCGCCGACCTCAACGGCGACGGCCGGGCCGACTATGTGGCCGTCAACGACAACAGCTCGGTTCAGGCATGGATCAACGGCGGGCCCAAGCCCGAGGGCGGCGACTGGTACTGGGCGCCGCAGGGGACCATCGCCGGCGGCGTCGGCGCGCCCGGCCGCAACGTCCGCTTCGCCGATCTCACCGGTGATGGACGTGCCGACTACCTCGTCGTGCACGCCAACAGCGCGGTCGACCTGTGGGCCAATGGCGGGCCCAAGCCCGAGGGCGGCGACTGGTACTGGGCGCCGCAGGGCACGACCGCCTCCGGCGTCGGCGTGCCCGGTGGCCGGATCCAGTTCGCCGACATCGACGCCGACCGCCGCGAGGACTACCTCGACGTCGATCCCAGGTCCGGTGCCACCCGGGCCTGGATCAACTTCGGCTGACGGGGCGGCACCCGCCGCACGGGTGCCGAACCGCGCTGCCTCATCAGGCAGGTGATCCGGCCCCGCGGCGCCCCGGGCTTTCCCGGGGCGCCGCGGGGCACGCGTTCCGCTCGGGCCCGGCGAGGGGGAACCTCACCCCGGTGAGGTCTTCCGAGACGGCCCACAGCCGCTGCTGGGCGGCTGCCTCGTACGACTCCTGGCTTGAGGTGACCGGCCTGGGGTGGCCCCTGACCTCGCGGCGTCCGCCGGGGCCGTAGTACTGGCCGCCGAGCGCGGCGGGGTCGGTGGCGGCGCGCAGCGTCGGCAGCGCGCCCATCGCCGGGGACTGGGTGAGCAGCGGCGCGAGCCAGGTGATGGGGAGCCGGAGTGCCGCGGGGAGGTTGCGGGCGAGTTCGGTGCTGGACACGCCGGGGTGCGCGGCCAGCGCGGCGGTGGTGCCGTGCGGGGCGAGCCGGCGTTGCAGCTCGTAGGTGAACATCAGGTTGGCCAGCTTCGACTGGCCGTAGGCGGCGATCCGGCTGTACGACCGCTCCCACTGGAGGTCGTCGAAGTGGATCGCGGCCCGGATACGGTGGCCGGTGCTGCTGACCGTCACCACGCGCGATCCTGGCACCGGCAGCATCAGGTCGAGCAGCAGCCCGGTGAGCGCGAAGTGGCCGAGGTGGTTGGTGCCGAACTGCATCTCGAAGCCGTCCTCGGTGGTCCGCTTCGGGGTGTGCATCACGCCGGCGTTGTTGATCAGCAGGTCGATCCGGTCGAAACGGGTCCGCAGCGCCGCCGCCGCGGTCCTGACGGAGCCGAGCGAGGCCAGGTCGAGCGCCTGCACGGTCACGTCGCCCCTCATGCGGGCCGCGGCCCGCTCGCCCTTCCCGGCGTCGCGCACGGCGAGGACCACGGACGCCCCGCGCTCGGCGAGGGCCTTGGCGGTCTCGTACCCGAGTCCGGTGTTGGCCCCGGTCACCACGGCCACCCGCCCGCGCTGGTCCGGTATGTGCGCCGTCGTCCATTTCTCGCCCATGGCAGGCTCCCCAGGTCAATTAACGTACCGGAAGTATCTTGTGCTGACGACAGTAAAGTACCCCCGGTACGCTGTCAACGTACCGGGGGTACGTAAGTTAGGCTGGCGGTCGTGACGTTCCAGCGGGCACGAACCGAAGAGCAGCGGGAGATCCGGCGGCGGGCGATCCTCGACGCGGCGTCGGCGATGCTCGACGAGATGCCCGTGGCCGCCGTCACCCTGAACGAGCTGAGCCGCCGGGTGGGCCTGGCGAAGCCGAACGTCCTGCGCTACTTCGAGTCCCGCGAGGCGGTGCTGCTCGAACTGCTCGACCGCTACCTGGAGGAGTGGCTGACGGAACTGGCGGGCGCGTTGTCCGCCGACGTCGACGAGGAACGGCCCATGGCCGAACGGGCGGTGGCAGTGGCCGGGACCCTCAGCCGCTCACTCGCGGGCCGCGTGGTGCTGTGCGACCTCTTCGGCGCGCAGGGCGGCGTACTGGAGCACAACGTCTCCGTCGAGGTCGTGGCGCGCTACAAGCGCGCCTCCCTGGAACGCCTGGCCGCCATGGCCGGCCTGATCCGCGCGTACCTGCCGGAGCTGGGCGGGAACGCGACCCTGTTCTGCCTGCACACCATGGCCATGGCCGGTGCGCTGTCGGCCTACAGCACGCCCCCGCCCAGCTTGCGGGCGGCCTACGAGGCCGAGCCGGAGCTTGCCCGTTTCCACCTGGGTCTCAAGGACTCCCTGGAGCTGTCCCTGAACGCCACCCTCCTCGGCGTGCTGCCCCGCGGCTGACCGGCGGCCCGCCGCCCGTTCGCCCGGCCGGTCAGTGGTGCTGCTGCTCGGAGAGGTCGAGGTCGCGGGGGACCAGGAAGAAGACCACGGCCGCGGCGGCGAGCATCGCCAGGCCGCCGGCGAGGCCGGTCTGGGCGAGCGAGTCGGTGAACGCCTCGCCGGCGCGCGCGGCCAGTTCCTCCGAGCCCGTGCGGGAGGCGATGTCGAGGGCCGCGCCGACCGACTCCTGCGCCGCCGCGACCTGCGCGTCGTCGAGGCCGTGCCCCGGGATGTGCTCGATGTCCAGGTGCGCGCGGTAGACCGCGGACGCGGCGCTGCCCAGGATCGCCACGCCGAGCACGTTCCCCAGGTCGTAGGAGGTCTCCTCGATCGCGGCGGCGTTCCCCGCCTTGGCCTGCGGCGTGCCGGACATGATGATGGCCGACGCGATCGCGAGGGACCCGGCCCCCGCGCCGAGCAGGGTCAGCGCGAGGGCGACCACCGGGTAGCCGAGGGCCCCGGGGACGGCCCACATCGCGAGGAAGCCGAGCCCGGCGACGCCGAGCCCGCCGGCGAGCACGGTCCTCGCCCCGATCCGC
Above is a genomic segment from Streptomyces marincola containing:
- a CDS encoding NAD(P)/FAD-dependent oxidoreductase, with amino-acid sequence MKVVVVGAGYAGTIAANRLAKKVGAAGITVVNPRADFVQRIRLHERLAGASGAAVPLTTMLREGIATRLGVVDKIGDGQVTLGDGASLSFDHLFLAVGSTVAPLPGTVPVGTWEGAEQARSTLAGLPGGRVVTVVGGGLTGIETAAEVAFRRPDLRVRIVGETIAPSLWEGARQRARLGLDRLNVEVVEDSVERIDPGTGEGGSDVLRLRSGRSFVSHLTVWGIIGSVPDLAARSGLDVDAEGRAVVDAHLRSVTDPRIYVVGDCAAVPGSRASCATAMPQGAHAADTLARAVGGRRPTAFSMSYAGQALSLGRRDGVIQLSHRDDTVRRRHLAGRAAAGIKERVCRFTLFGARTATYTWLRDPK
- a CDS encoding RNA polymerase sigma-70 factor, encoding MTERRETTGPRDAAERTDAAEEFTAHRALLFSIAYEILGSVADAEDVLQDSYLRWRSVDRASVENARAYLARIVTRQALGVLRSAARRREEYVGPWLPEPLGTDAVGGTPDGIDHVLTGEAVTTAMLLVLEALTPTQRAVFVLREVFGFDYAEIAAAVGKSEGAVRQLNRRARHSVRARRHAAVASPAEARPVAERFLTAAETGDVQGLMELLAPDVVFLADGGGVVSAVRRRVAGRDKVARLFLGLLAKGSEMGELDLRFRTYNGMPSLAVLLDGRLDQLTSFEIRDGAVTAIYSVRNPDKLTAVTV
- a CDS encoding S8 family peptidase, which codes for MRRRKNRPPAPAVATLLTAAFAGLTLGASPTHAATPHAPTGGEGNATAADSVLLITGDRVPLDAHGEPTGFVPAEGREGMRATVSEEGDSRFVIPSDAMPLVEQGVVDRRLFDVMELRRPEYDRLADGGLPVVVRYENATAAARGDAPGTAHAELDSLNARALVLDESTASATWNALTDSPGDNPRLRTAAPGVAGIALDAVREALLDTSTAQVGAPAAWEAGFDGSGTRIAVLDTGIDATHPDLAGSKVVAAENFSEAPDLADRDGHGTHVASIAAGTGAHSGGTFSGVAPGAELLNGKVLDDEGFGLESGIVAGMEWAVAQDADIVNLSLGGFDEPGIDPLEEAVNRLSAESDTLFVAASGNSGNEPGGLSSPASAEAALAVGAVDDADALAEFSSVGPGADGGGLVKPDLTAPGVSIGAAAAEGSAVAEHGEPVADGYAGISGTSMAAPHVAGAAALLAQAHPDWDGERIKAALVGSAAAPADGGEMQQGTGRLDVARAIAQEVVAEPVSLDFGTAAWPHEDDEPVTEDLTYRNLGDEDVTLDLALTTNGPGDAPAPEGMFALGADQVTVPAGGTATVPVTADTRHGDEATGHFSFTVTATGTDGTTAVRTAGAVEREAEVYQLAIEVTGDDGLPATGWAGYVTNLDTGEAHFFSHYEEDGPARPVLEVTPGTYVLSLSTTVWDSEAEEVIERINHTAALPDLRADTTLALDNRETEPVDITVFDAEAEPSGQAMNVRTPRVREIGSDIDRPAYRTLHTGPDVPEDGLTVSMYRSWISGENTEYHAAFQRRGTGFTGLDEHVEASELARVEVAQNAVTEGSTGSLWVNSDDYSSDSPERELPATTDLYVMAGDIPWNANLRVLDDTYEYQVFRAPTRTYQAGEHVRTAFNAPVFGPGFGTYNGLFRQGDVLWGSVGLFTDADGNTGESEYTSALSTLALDGEEIARYEDAGYIEAEGLPAEDGRYTWTSTVSRPGPLSSEVRAEFGFDSAHVSPERATPLPLSVVRFTPELAPDGTAPGGAPLRIPVEVQGPAADNLADLTVEVSFDGGETWQEKPVRGDTVVLRNPPADGSVSLRGSLTDQDGGTSTVTVINAYLTR
- a CDS encoding FG-GAP-like repeat-containing protein — its product is MRALIAVSAILMSLLSVVGAAASPASAAGLQLWPVITNNLQGATSGGDSKWSTSVAGFARAAEIVALQEAGPEPPGSGSIDRTVINPNAPGNSGFVQHRQWTPFRESYEVYFLQTDSAGGSYVGNRNNLAIVTQRPADEVTIVTNPNPAGRNALGVRFGDNWYFSYHALSGGGVDAPAMLDAIANFVNNQGQNRTWTVLGDFNRDPDSFFRPPQTWLYRTHEATHQNGQELDYAVSSENIPDHPVARLPGASPDHYAVAIGAMRAAAEPPELRILPFGDSITFGAGSTTAAYRGPLLDELRQWENTTVNYVGSQRYGNIPDNENEGHPNWKINDLIGITDSVMDTYKPNVVLLHIGTNDMNEAIDPVGAPDRLGSLMDRIFAKQPDVTLIVSTLVPSAYDVTEQRIVDFNRSLPQEVYERQRDGKRVWLVDNFSALDEASDLADLLHPSDDGYRKMGEVFYEGIEAAASAGWISPPATSPGGGTGGPVRGWVPQGTVASGTMAPVSAPGSLSLSGGDRVHYADINGDGRADFIVSREVGEADVWFNGGVNTDGTITWNHSAQKLWGLPAARWSFVDVYGDGRVFAMTVAPREGPNGEMVDVLYGAGSQFRHQPRSSLNINHRFADIDGDGAAEWLQVYPNSSVEAIRHEPGVMAPWTSEPQVVASGVGEPGGHVRFADINGDGRADYLVVDPDGTVQAWLGGGPKPEGGDYVWRPQGTIATGLRSPSSQIQFADLDGDGRADLLDVNPATGETWLWRNGGQPAGPGWTWQQQGSITAANTSQAVYADINGDGRADYLQINADSSVQAWLGGGPKPEGGDWYWAPQGTIAGGVGARGRNVRFTDLNGDGRADYVVVNADSSVQAWINGGPNPGGGDWYWIPQGTIAGGVGVPGGNVRLADLNGDGRADYVAVNDNSSVQAWINGGPKPEGGDWYWAPQGTIAGGVGAPGRNVRFADLTGDGRADYLVVHANSAVDLWANGGPKPEGGDWYWAPQGTTASGVGVPGGRIQFADIDADRREDYLDVDPRSGATRAWINFG
- a CDS encoding SDR family NAD(P)-dependent oxidoreductase — encoded protein: MGEKWTTAHIPDQRGRVAVVTGANTGLGYETAKALAERGASVVLAVRDAGKGERAAARMRGDVTVQALDLASLGSVRTAAAALRTRFDRIDLLINNAGVMHTPKRTTEDGFEMQFGTNHLGHFALTGLLLDLMLPVPGSRVVTVSSTGHRIRAAIHFDDLQWERSYSRIAAYGQSKLANLMFTYELQRRLAPHGTTAALAAHPGVSSTELARNLPAALRLPITWLAPLLTQSPAMGALPTLRAATDPAALGGQYYGPGGRREVRGHPRPVTSSQESYEAAAQQRLWAVSEDLTGVRFPLAGPERNACPAAPRESPGRRGAGSPA
- a CDS encoding TetR/AcrR family transcriptional regulator translates to MTFQRARTEEQREIRRRAILDAASAMLDEMPVAAVTLNELSRRVGLAKPNVLRYFESREAVLLELLDRYLEEWLTELAGALSADVDEERPMAERAVAVAGTLSRSLAGRVVLCDLFGAQGGVLEHNVSVEVVARYKRASLERLAAMAGLIRAYLPELGGNATLFCLHTMAMAGALSAYSTPPPSLRAAYEAEPELARFHLGLKDSLELSLNATLLGVLPRG